Proteins encoded together in one Porites lutea chromosome 2, jaPorLute2.1, whole genome shotgun sequence window:
- the LOC140927747 gene encoding probable aminopeptidase NPEPL1, with protein MAETCLVFSAEKTTFDPQSKGCLIVGQPRHLQAVSYDNFAGKLSRRVDAATFNLVLHTMAGSDACPVWLNRVVIGALPVTASRHNSPAHPYFLYKLVCSNLPCGDACIVVVCERSEAFASACAIARAFPTFSRKSSRAKLPSKTVTVEFVFVGSNDLPLSSEDAECMNVVADSIRLSARLVDMPCQDMHTSAFVQEITSVGKELGIVPVIIRGEELNEKGFGGLYGVGKAAENPPALVVLSHTPASATRTIAWVGKGIVYDTGGLCIKAKTSMLGMKRDCGGAAGILGAFRAAVKQGFSENLHALFCMAENAVGSRSTRPDDILTLYSGKTVEVNNTDAEGRLVLGDGVAYAKKDLNADIVLDMATLTGAQGVATGKHHASLLTNEEAWEPACAAAGKASGDLVFPVPYCPELHFSEFSSALADMKNSVQNRDNAQVSCAGLFIGSHLGFDFPGTWLHVDMAAPAHVGERATGYGVALLVTLFGKLSSSKLLQTISPCLPEKKPGRTA; from the exons ATGGCGGAGACTTGTCTTGTGTTTTCTGCGGAAAAAACCACATTTGATCCCCAGTCGAAAGGATGTCTGATCGTTGGACAACCCCGTCACCTCCAGGCTGTTTCATATGACAATTTTGCCGGAAAGTTGTCGCGAAGAGTTGATGCTGCG ACATTCAATCTGGTTCTTCACACCATGGCTGGGTCAGATGCTTGTCCAGTTTGGTTGAATCGCGTGGTTATTGGTGCATTACCGGTCACAGCCAGTCGGCATAATTCTCCAGCTCATCCTTATTTCCTCTACAAGCTTGTCTGTAGTAATCTTCCCTGTGGTGATGCTTGTATTGTG GTTGTCTGTGAAAGAAGTGAAGCTTTTGCATCAGCCTGTGCCATTGCCAGAgcttttccaacattttcaagaaaatcatCCCGGGCTAAGCTGCCATCAAAGACAGTAACTGTGGAGTTTGTTTTTGTCGGGAGCAATGATTTACCACTCTCAAGTGAAGATGCTGAATGCATGAATGTGGTCGCTGATAGTATTCGTCTCAGTGCAAGGCTGGTGGATATGCCATGTCAGGATATGCATACAAGTGCATTTGTACAG GAGATAACTAGCGTTGGCAAGGAGCTAGGAATTGTTCCTGTTATCATTAGAGGCGAAGAACTTAATGAAAAGGGATTTGGCG GTCTTTATGGAGTTGGAAAAGCTGCTGAGAATCCACCAGCTCTAGTGGTGTTAAGTCACACACCAGCATCTGCAACACGGACGATAGCCTGGGTTGGAAAAGGCATCGTGTATGACACTGGAGGGCTATGCATCAAAGCCAAG ACTTCCATGCTTGGAATGAAAAGAGATTGTGGCGGAGCAGCAGGCATTCTAGGAGCTTTTAGAGCCGCTGTGAAACAG GGTTTTAGTGAGAATCTTCATGCTTTGTTCTGTATGGCTGAAAATGCGGTTGGTTCTCGTTCTACAAGACCTGATGACATATTAACATTGTATTCGGGAAA AACAGTTGAAGTTAATAATACAGATGCTGAAGGACGTCTTGTTCTTGGAGATGGG GTTGCCTACGCCAAGAAAGATCTCAATGCCGACATCGTTTTGGACATGGCCACTCTGACTGGTGCACAGGGTGTGGCCACAGGAAAACATCACGCATCCCTTTTAACGAATGAAGAGGCCTGGGAACCTGCTTGCGCTGCGGCAGGAAAAGCGAGTGGGGACCTGGTG TTCCCAGTGCCTTACTGCCCCGAACTTCATTTTTCGGAATTTTCAAGCGCCTTGGCAGATATGAAGAACTCTGTCCAG AACCGTGATAACGCTCAAGTCTCTTGTGCTGGTCTCTTTATTG GCTCACATTTAGGATTTGATTTCCCTGGAACCTGGCTTCATGTTGACATGGCGGCTCCAGCTCATGTG GGTGAAAGAGCTACGGGTTACGGTGTTGCGCTGCTTGTGACCTTATTTGGGAAACTGTCTTCATCAAAACTGCTCCAAACTATTTCGCCCTGCCTGCCAGAAAAAAAACCTGGAAGGACCGCTTAG